The Methanosarcina barkeri str. Wiesmoor DNA segment GGCTGCGTGAAATAAGAATGACAGAATAAATGAGGAAAACTCTTTGACTCGGAAATTGTTGATTAAGCTGACCATTGACCTCTTTATGACGGTTCTCATGTTGGCAGCCATGGCTTACAACCTAACCGGAAACATGATCCATGAACTGTTAGGAGTTTCCTTGTTTGCGTTATTCATTGTCCACAGTATCTTAAATCGACGGTGGTATCAGACAGTTATAAAAAGAAAGCACAATACACGCCGTGTTCTTAATACAGCGGTCAATCTGCTTCTTTTCGTAATGATGCTAATGCTGTTGGTAAGCTCCGTGCTGGTTTCCCGTAGCTTGTTTGCTTTTATTCCAGTAGACGGTGGTTTGATTGCACGGCAGATACACATTCTGGCCGCATATTGGGGATTTATCCTCATTTCCATACATCTGGGAATGCACTGGGGAATGATTATAGGTATGGTTCAAAGGATACCTGGAATTCCCTCTCCGAACCGTGGACGTACATTTGCGGTGCGAGTCATGGCAGTGTTAATCGCTGTATATGGAGTGTATGCATTTTTTGAAAGAGGTGTGGGTTCCAAGTTGATTTTGTACTATACATATTCCTATTGGAACTTTGATGAATCAGCCATGTTTTTCTTCACGGATTATCTTTCCATCATGGGAGTTTGTATCTGTGTGACTTACTATGTTCTGAAATTTGTCCAGAATAGGAAAATGCAGCGCCTATCAATGAATAATCAATAACGGAGAACTCAAAGATGAAAGTTGAATATAGAAACATACCGCATGGCGGCGGTAAGATCAGCACAATCGGTATTGGCGCAGGAAGCCTGCACGAATCTAGACCGCAGGAAATCAAAGACATCATTAGTTATGGCATGGAACACGGCATAAATCTGATTGACACGGTTATGTATGATTCCAGCGCAGTGGAGCCCATTGAACAGGCACTGAAAGGACAGCGGGACGATATGATTATGCAGATGCATCTGGGTGCTGTCTACCCAAAGGGAACATATTCGAGGACAAGGGTTCTTTCAAAACTTAAGAGAGGGTTTGAGCAGGAGCTGAAAAAATACGGCACGGACTACGCTGACATTGGCATTATTCATTGTGTTGACGAAGTTCGTGATTTTGAAAAGATCATGTCCAATGGCATTTTTGATTATGCTCGAAAGCTAAAGAAAGATGGAACTATTCGCTATCTCGGCTTTTCATCCCATTCTGCGGATATTTGTAGACGCTTTATCGAGACCGGAGAGATTGACATTTTTATGTTCAGCCTCAACGCCGCCTATGATTTTAAACCGTCACGGGGTAAGCTGGTTTTATCACATGAGCGTATGGAACTTTATCGTGAATGTGAAAAACGCGGCATCGGTATCACGGTAATGAAGCCTTATGATGGTGGACAGTTGCTGAACGCAAAGACATCTCCATTCCGCCATAGTATGACAATCCCTCAGTGCATACAGTATGCGCTGGACCGCCCGGCTGTTCTCTCATGTCTTCCGGGTGTACGCTCCAGAGCAGATTTGGAGGATGTACTCAAATATTACTCCGCTTCCGGAGAGGAACGGGACTATTCTTTTATCGGCAGCCTGCCGCACCGGGACATACAGGGAGCCTGCATTTACTGTAACCATTGTCAGCCGTGTCCATCCGGAATCGACATTGGTTCTGTAATCAAATATTTAGATCTGGCAAACGCGGGTGACGAACTCGCAAAAGATCATTACATGAAATTAAGCAAAAACGCACACGACTGCATAGAATGCGGTGTCTGCGAAAAGAACTGTCCTTTCCATGTTGATATCCGTGGCAGAATGATGGAAGCAAAAAATTATTTTGACAAGTTAAAATGACTCCGAATATGTAGGGTAATTTCAATGAGTAAAAAGTATTGATGCAGTCCGCCACGCCCGACGAAAGCGTAAAACAATTTTGTGGCTTATTTTTCACATTCCGGCAACACGTGCAAAATTGCCAATCAAATCAACGAAAACGCTGGTGTGGACCTCTTTGAAATAGACAGAGAGATTTAGAAAATAAAATAGATTGTATAAATAGAAAATATGAGGCAGAAAAAATGAATCGTCCTGAAAAATCAAATAACCAGGAT contains these protein-coding regions:
- a CDS encoding aldo/keto reductase, coding for MKVEYRNIPHGGGKISTIGIGAGSLHESRPQEIKDIISYGMEHGINLIDTVMYDSSAVEPIEQALKGQRDDMIMQMHLGAVYPKGTYSRTRVLSKLKRGFEQELKKYGTDYADIGIIHCVDEVRDFEKIMSNGIFDYARKLKKDGTIRYLGFSSHSADICRRFIETGEIDIFMFSLNAAYDFKPSRGKLVLSHERMELYRECEKRGIGITVMKPYDGGQLLNAKTSPFRHSMTIPQCIQYALDRPAVLSCLPGVRSRADLEDVLKYYSASGEERDYSFIGSLPHRDIQGACIYCNHCQPCPSGIDIGSVIKYLDLANAGDELAKDHYMKLSKNAHDCIECGVCEKNCPFHVDIRGRMMEAKNYFDKLK
- a CDS encoding flavodoxin; the protein is MAYFSHSGNTCKIANQINENAGVDLFEIDREI
- a CDS encoding DUF4405 domain-containing protein, whose product is MAYNLTGNMIHELLGVSLFALFIVHSILNRRWYQTVIKRKHNTRRVLNTAVNLLLFVMMLMLLVSSVLVSRSLFAFIPVDGGLIARQIHILAAYWGFILISIHLGMHWGMIIGMVQRIPGIPSPNRGRTFAVRVMAVLIAVYGVYAFFERGVGSKLILYYTYSYWNFDESAMFFFTDYLSIMGVCICVTYYVLKFVQNRKMQRLSMNNQ